One segment of Pseudanabaena sp. FACHB-2040 DNA contains the following:
- a CDS encoding CBS domain-containing protein, which translates to MDLVLCHTTADFDTLGAAVGVTRLLPGSRIVLAGGAHPTVQTFLALHRDEYSLIERRAVDLGQVRSLTVVDAQDRDRLGPVADWIDWAEQQEIPITLYDHHTQATGDIRADHRLVEPVGAATTLVVEQLQSKNLGLSVTEATVMALGIHVDTGSLSFEQATARDALALAWLMAQGASQSAIAEFVEPGLSPTLQALLTEAMESLTIETPRGFRLASVLLSLENHVPGLSGLTERLMSLCDSDCFLLGAYYPLKAEEDKARAKLVLIGRVRGRAAASAKGHGINFNQIFQPLGGGGHPTAAAVTLTTPDPREVMGQAMAQVRSQVPQPPSARELMSSPVRTIRPSTTIQEAQRILLRYGHSGLSVVNAEAELVGIISRRDIDLALHHGFSHAPVKGYMTTSPKTIQPTTSLPQIEQLMVTYDIGRLPVLEGENLVGIVTRTDVLRQLHQEQQEAYTDEDEAANCPPSPTRLLSPEILAERLRQALKPDLWDILQEMAEAAQTKGWHLYLVGGAVRDLLLTPAPQSVELKDLDLVVDGYYQTAQVGAGVALAESIKASHPEVELQIYGRFQTAALVWHKDSPGDLAALMIDVATARTEFYPYPAANPEVEASSIRQDLYRRDFTINAMAIRLTTPGTGTLLDFFGGLLDLRQERVRVLHANSFIEDPTRIYRAVRFAVRLGFALDPQTESRIQHALESGIYTQMQRQVARVPALQARLRNELEYILEADYWQPALHWLERLGALQCLHPDLVMDSRLWHQLRRLTRWIEHFDLELQMRPWELRLQLLLAAVPPSDRRAVAEHLQLPLASQQRLDTLENQEQAWLQSLSTRLPPSQIVRQLQAADLEMLLLVSARHSRPLGQLIWRYLTQWSKVKPLLNGNHLKALGYRPGPQFREILETLLDATLDQQIQTRAEAEAFLASRYPLG; encoded by the coding sequence GCAGTGGGAGTAACCCGCCTGCTGCCGGGCAGCCGAATTGTGCTGGCAGGGGGCGCTCACCCGACGGTTCAGACGTTTTTAGCTCTGCATCGCGATGAATACTCCCTGATTGAGCGACGGGCAGTGGATCTAGGCCAGGTGCGCTCCCTAACCGTCGTTGATGCCCAAGACCGCGATCGGCTGGGACCGGTGGCAGACTGGATTGATTGGGCTGAGCAGCAGGAGATTCCGATTACCCTGTACGACCATCACACCCAAGCAACGGGGGACATTCGAGCTGATCACCGCTTGGTAGAGCCAGTAGGGGCAGCGACAACTCTGGTGGTGGAACAGCTCCAGTCTAAAAACCTGGGCCTGAGTGTGACTGAAGCAACGGTCATGGCTCTGGGCATTCATGTTGATACGGGTTCTCTTAGCTTTGAGCAGGCTACGGCTCGCGATGCGCTGGCGCTGGCTTGGTTAATGGCGCAGGGTGCTAGCCAAAGTGCGATCGCAGAATTTGTTGAACCTGGGCTCTCTCCTACCCTGCAGGCCCTACTGACCGAGGCCATGGAATCGCTCACGATCGAAACCCCTCGGGGGTTTAGGCTAGCTTCGGTGCTGCTGTCTTTGGAGAACCACGTACCTGGGCTATCGGGCCTGACCGAGCGGCTGATGTCGCTCTGCGACAGTGACTGTTTTTTGTTGGGAGCATACTATCCACTCAAAGCTGAGGAAGACAAAGCCAGAGCCAAGCTGGTGCTGATTGGACGAGTGCGGGGCCGAGCAGCGGCTTCAGCCAAGGGCCACGGCATCAACTTCAACCAGATTTTCCAGCCGTTGGGTGGGGGTGGCCATCCTACTGCTGCCGCTGTTACCCTGACCACACCAGACCCTCGGGAGGTGATGGGGCAGGCGATGGCGCAGGTGCGATCGCAAGTCCCCCAGCCCCCTAGCGCCCGAGAGCTGATGTCTTCCCCAGTGCGAACGATCCGGCCTAGCACGACGATTCAAGAGGCCCAACGCATCCTGCTGCGCTATGGCCACTCCGGGCTTTCAGTCGTCAACGCCGAAGCTGAACTGGTGGGCATTATTTCCCGCCGTGATATTGACCTAGCTTTGCACCACGGCTTTAGCCATGCTCCGGTTAAGGGATACATGACCACCAGCCCTAAAACCATTCAGCCCACCACCTCTTTGCCCCAAATCGAGCAGCTGATGGTGACCTATGACATTGGCCGTCTGCCGGTGCTGGAGGGGGAGAACCTGGTCGGCATTGTGACCCGCACCGACGTGCTGCGGCAGCTACACCAGGAGCAGCAAGAAGCCTACACCGACGAAGACGAAGCCGCCAACTGCCCCCCCTCACCCACCCGGCTGCTGTCGCCAGAGATCTTAGCCGAGCGGCTACGGCAGGCGCTCAAGCCTGATCTTTGGGATATTTTGCAAGAGATGGCCGAGGCGGCTCAGACCAAGGGTTGGCACCTGTACCTCGTGGGGGGAGCCGTGCGGGATCTGCTGCTGACACCAGCCCCACAGAGTGTTGAGCTAAAAGATCTCGATCTAGTGGTAGATGGCTACTACCAGACCGCTCAAGTCGGAGCTGGGGTAGCGCTGGCAGAGTCAATCAAGGCATCCCACCCAGAGGTAGAGCTACAAATCTACGGGCGCTTTCAAACAGCAGCCTTAGTCTGGCACAAGGATAGCCCTGGTGACCTGGCAGCTCTGATGATTGATGTGGCGACGGCCCGCACTGAGTTCTACCCCTATCCAGCGGCTAACCCTGAAGTCGAAGCCAGCTCCATCCGGCAAGACCTGTACCGCCGAGACTTTACTATCAACGCCATGGCCATTCGCCTGACTACGCCGGGAACGGGCACGCTTTTAGACTTTTTTGGCGGACTGCTTGACCTGCGTCAGGAGCGGGTGCGAGTGCTTCATGCAAACAGCTTTATCGAAGATCCAACTCGGATCTATCGGGCAGTGAGGTTTGCGGTGCGCCTCGGCTTTGCCCTCGACCCTCAAACCGAGAGCCGCATTCAGCACGCCTTAGAGAGCGGTATCTACACCCAAATGCAGCGCCAGGTAGCGCGGGTACCGGCCCTACAGGCCCGTCTGCGAAATGAGTTGGAATACATCTTAGAAGCTGATTACTGGCAGCCAGCGCTGCACTGGCTGGAGCGGCTGGGCGCACTTCAGTGCCTGCACCCAGATCTAGTGATGGACTCCCGCCTCTGGCACCAGCTGCGCCGCCTAACGCGGTGGATTGAGCACTTTGATCTAGAGCTGCAGATGCGGCCCTGGGAGCTACGGCTGCAGCTGCTGCTAGCGGCGGTGCCGCCGTCGGATCGGCGGGCCGTAGCCGAGCACCTGCAGTTGCCCCTAGCCAGCCAGCAGCGGCTCGACACGTTAGAAAATCAAGAACAAGCGTGGCTACAGTCCCTGTCTACCCGGCTCCCCCCCAGCCAGATAGTGCGACAGCTGCAAGCGGCAGACCTAGAAATGCTGCTGCTGGTCAGTGCCCGTCATTCCCGGCCCCTGGGACAGCTGATCTGGCGCTACCTGACCCAGTGGTCGAAGGTCAAACCGCTGCTCAACGGCAATCACCTCAAGGCGCTGGGCTACCGACCTGGGCCTCAGTTCCGAGAAATCCTAGAGACGCTGCTTGATGCTACTCTCGACCAGCAGATCCAAACCCGAGCGGAGGCGGAGGCTTTTCTCGCCAGCCGTTATCCCCTAGGCTGA